From the Synergistaceae bacterium DZ-S4 genome, one window contains:
- a CDS encoding DUF134 domain-containing protein: protein MPRETKSRRVCSIPENLRFIPEGSAEDVIVLTVEEVESLRLCDLESMEQDMAAELMNISRGTFQRILYSAHKKAAEALCLGREIHIDGGHFELSEARCKGKKGCSRCRFRHGETDPK from the coding sequence TTGCCCAGAGAGACAAAAAGCAGGAGAGTGTGCTCGATACCCGAAAACCTGCGCTTCATCCCCGAAGGCAGCGCAGAGGATGTGATCGTCCTGACGGTCGAGGAAGTGGAATCATTGCGTCTCTGTGACCTGGAGTCTATGGAACAGGACATGGCGGCGGAGCTGATGAACATATCAAGGGGAACGTTCCAGAGGATACTCTACTCTGCACACAAAAAGGCAGCGGAAGCTCTCTGCCTGGGCAGGGAGATCCATATAGACGGGGGACATTTCGAATTGTCTGAGGCGCGCTGCAAGGGTAAAAAGGGATGCAGCCGCTGCCGCTTCAGGCATGGAGAGACCGATCCGAAATAA
- a CDS encoding Mrp/NBP35 family ATP-binding protein, producing MTGYENCTHECGSCGEDCASRTESMDFRAKPNPLSSVDKVIGIVSGKGGVGKSLVTSLLAVQMQKMGRQSAILDADITGPSIPKMFGLSSMAKANESGILPVTTKTGIDIMSINLLVEDKTTPVIWRGPAVAEVVKQFWSDVIWTGVDYMFVDMPPGTGDVPLTVFQSLPVDGIIIVSSPQELVSMIVEKAVRMAEQMNVPILGIVENMSSVICPDCGKEIKIFGNSCVKETAERHGIDFLASIPIDPVIASLCDAGEIENERSGWLKEAAEKIEKL from the coding sequence ATGACCGGATATGAGAATTGCACGCATGAATGCGGAAGCTGTGGAGAAGACTGTGCGTCAAGGACAGAGTCGATGGACTTCAGGGCTAAACCCAACCCTCTCAGCAGTGTTGACAAAGTTATCGGGATCGTGAGCGGGAAGGGAGGGGTCGGCAAGTCTCTTGTAACTTCCCTTCTGGCAGTGCAGATGCAAAAGATGGGCCGTCAGTCTGCCATACTTGATGCTGACATAACGGGTCCTTCAATACCGAAGATGTTCGGACTCTCCTCAATGGCTAAGGCCAACGAATCAGGGATCCTCCCGGTTACTACAAAGACCGGCATAGACATAATGTCGATAAACCTTCTGGTCGAGGACAAGACTACGCCGGTCATATGGAGAGGACCGGCGGTCGCTGAAGTGGTAAAGCAGTTCTGGAGCGATGTTATCTGGACGGGAGTCGATTATATGTTCGTCGACATGCCTCCCGGAACCGGGGACGTACCCCTGACGGTATTCCAGTCCCTTCCGGTGGACGGCATAATAATCGTCTCCTCACCGCAGGAACTCGTCTCGATGATAGTTGAGAAGGCTGTACGCATGGCAGAGCAGATGAATGTACCGATTCTTGGCATAGTTGAGAACATGAGCTCGGTGATATGTCCTGACTGCGGAAAAGAGATAAAGATCTTCGGAAACAGCTGTGTAAAAGAGACCGCAGAGAGGCACGGCATAGACTTCCTGGCAAGCATACCCATTGATCCTGTGATAGCTTCCCTTTGTGATGCGGGAGAGATAGAGAACGAAAGATCGGGATGGCTTAAAGAGGCCGCCGAAAAAATAGAGAAGCTTTAA
- a CDS encoding lipid-binding SYLF domain-containing protein codes for MVKIPRSQMVILILAAAVIFSSGISAFAEEKAHERRIRLSAELVREMTAQDDSSSMADVIKSGKGVAIFPAVTKAGLMIGGQVGEGLVLLRNPNGTWNGPSFMSLSGASIGIQIGAQSVGLVLVITNEDGLRAFTGGNSFKLGADVAIAAGPVGRDASAATDTRAKASIYSYSMSKGLFAGMSFEGSVLNQNRDANRAYWGRDMSAASALKKPANDKRIKNLIDSLNALVKKAPK; via the coding sequence ATGGTGAAAATTCCAAGATCTCAAATGGTTATACTTATCCTGGCAGCAGCAGTCATCTTTTCTTCAGGCATATCCGCCTTTGCGGAAGAGAAAGCCCATGAGAGAAGGATCAGGCTCTCTGCCGAACTTGTGCGGGAGATGACGGCGCAGGATGACTCATCCAGCATGGCAGATGTGATCAAATCAGGAAAGGGTGTCGCCATTTTCCCTGCCGTCACAAAGGCTGGCCTCATGATAGGCGGTCAGGTGGGGGAGGGCCTGGTCCTTCTCAGGAACCCAAACGGCACCTGGAACGGACCCTCCTTCATGAGTCTGTCGGGCGCATCGATAGGTATACAGATCGGTGCACAGTCTGTAGGCCTTGTTCTTGTCATAACCAATGAGGATGGCCTCAGGGCTTTCACAGGGGGAAACAGCTTCAAACTTGGAGCTGACGTTGCGATAGCCGCAGGCCCTGTCGGGAGGGATGCATCCGCTGCTACAGACACGCGTGCCAAAGCCTCGATCTACAGCTACTCGATGTCCAAGGGGCTCTTTGCCGGAATGTCGTTTGAGGGATCCGTTCTCAACCAGAACAGGGATGCCAACAGGGCATACTGGGGCAGGGATATGTCTGCGGCATCGGCACTTAAGAAACCGGCTAATGATAAGAGGATAAAAAACCTTATTGACAGCCTTAATGCTTTGGTCAAGAAGGCTCCCAAGTAG
- a CDS encoding HIT domain-containing protein, giving the protein MENKIFAPWRMAYILSNSDDNEQKEPGCIFCEFPRMNDDEKNLIIHRGKECFVILNAFPYNPGHLMVVPYRHTADMPGLTAIELAEMMSLCQTSHRVLTEVMNPHGFNLGMNLGKVAGAGIDQHLHMHVVPRWNGDTNFMPVLGEVRVVSEALNSTWKRLKEKWPK; this is encoded by the coding sequence ATGGAGAACAAGATATTCGCTCCCTGGAGGATGGCATATATCCTCTCAAACTCGGACGACAACGAACAAAAGGAACCCGGATGCATCTTCTGTGAATTTCCAAGAATGAACGACGACGAAAAGAACCTTATCATCCACCGTGGAAAAGAATGTTTTGTCATATTGAATGCCTTCCCCTACAACCCGGGACACTTGATGGTCGTACCCTACCGCCACACCGCAGACATGCCGGGCCTGACAGCAATCGAACTGGCAGAGATGATGTCGCTTTGCCAGACATCGCACAGAGTACTGACAGAGGTGATGAATCCTCATGGGTTCAACCTTGGTATGAACCTCGGAAAAGTTGCTGGTGCCGGGATAGATCAGCACCTTCACATGCATGTCGTGCCCCGCTGGAACGGCGACACCAACTTCATGCCCGTACTTGGAGAAGTCAGGGTCGTATCCGAGGCTCTCAACTCAACATGGAAAAGGCTGAAGGAAAAGTGGCCGAAGTAG